The following coding sequences lie in one Hoplias malabaricus isolate fHopMal1 chromosome 14, fHopMal1.hap1, whole genome shotgun sequence genomic window:
- the dcp1a gene encoding mRNA-decapping enzyme 1A, giving the protein MESVNKAGHLMSLAALQHYDPYIHKLLDLTGQVALYKFNSKANEWEKTDIEGTLFVYARSASPHHGFTIMNRLSTENLVEPINKDLEFQLQDPFLLYRNASLGIYSIWFYDKADCQRIAQLMVQIVKQEALRAQQMSPDRGRTNGCLETRPMDILELLSKAKEEYHRSQSTDTEQQVNSDVSPTSDPIKIETTKPTVAASQQEKPTHSVVKQITVEELFGSSLPKDPAPFAPLAHNASDPIPGESFLRGLAYGPPPLPLEPLRTPRLTADPGGPSLVPLLQTGGPMDPHHSVSPKLITQSGPENVPALGAPRGKTGPQPAPQYVNPLKGDGHGIPKPGTVSGFMPSELVTPQSFRDPTPKAPAVFTTKSTTSVQNKEADTFAQPQAQGLGKPIPAMKAGLVVTEKESSLLLSPSVFQQSTTKTNELQRNPAPPPSPTNTLGSADLPSALYNKTQLQDVLIHLIKNDARFLTAIHEAYLKSLSKDLNNVKL; this is encoded by the exons ATGGAGTCGGTGAATAAAGCGGGGCATCTTATGAGTCTGGCGGCTCTGCAGCACTACGACCCGTACATCCACAAACTGCTCGACCTCACCGGACAGGTCGCTCTCTACAAGTTCAACTCCAAAGCCAACGAATGG GAAAAAACTGACATTGAAGGCACCTTATTTGTTTATGCCAG GTCAGCATCTCCCCATCATGGCTTCACTATTATGAACCGTCTAAGCACAGAGAACTTGGTGGAACCAATCAATAAAGATTTGGAGTTTCAGCTACAGGACCCTTTCCTACTTTACCGGAATGCAAGCT TGGGCATCTACAGTATCTGGTTCTATGACAAGGCCGACTGCCAGCGCATTGCACAGTTAATGGTACA AATAGTGAAACAGGAGGCACTAAGGGCTCAGCAGATGTCACCAGATCGAGGGAGGACAAATGGTTGTTTGGAGACCAGACCAATGGATATTTTGGAACTGCTCAGCAAGGCCAAGGAGGAGTACCACAGG agtcAGTCAACTGACACAGAACAACAGGTAAACTCGGATGTTAGTCCGACTTCAGATCCAATTAAAATAGAGACCACAAAACCCACAGTTGCTGCTTCTCAGCAAGAAAAG CCCACCCACAGTGTGGTGAAGCAGATCACAGTAGAGGAACTATTTGGCAGCTCCTTGCCCAAGGACCCAGCACCTTTTGCTCCACTTGCCCACAATGCCTCTGACCCTATACCAGGCGAGAGCTTCCTGCGGGGGCTGGCTTACGGCCCTCCTCCCCTCCCTCTGGAGCCTCTCCGAACTCCTCGTCTCACGGCTGACCCTGGAGGTCCAAGCCTGGTGCCTCTTCTCCAGACTGGAGGTCCCATGGATCCTCACCACTCTGTCTCCCCTAAACTAATTACCCAGAGTGGGCCTGAGAATGTACCAGCACTGGGGGCACCCAGGGGTAAGACCGGTCCTCAACCTGCACCTCAGTATGTGAACCCACTTAAAGGTGATGGACATGGGATTCCCAAGCCAGGTACAGTTTCTGGCTTCATGCCCAGTGAACTGGTCACACCACAAAGCTTCAGAGATCCCACACCCAAAGCTCCAGCTGTTTTCACCACCAAGAGCACAACATCTGTACAG AATAAAGAAGCAGATACTTTTGCACAGCCTCAGGCCCAAGGTCTTGGTAAACCCATTCCA GCAATGAAAGCAGGGCTAGTGGTGACAGAGAAAGAGTCCTCCTTGCTGCTTTCTCCCAGTGTGTTCCAGCAGTCCACTACGAAAACTAATGAGCTTCAGAGAAATCCCGCCCCTCCCCCATCACCAACCAACACTTTGGGAAGTGCAGACTTACCATCAGCACTGTACAACAAGACACAGCTACAAGACGTTCTGATACATTTGATAAAG AATGATGCACGCTTCCTAACTGCAATCCACGAGGCGTACTTGAAGAGCCTCTCCAAAGACCTGAACAATGTAAAGCTATAG